The proteins below come from a single Chrysoperla carnea chromosome 1, inChrCarn1.1, whole genome shotgun sequence genomic window:
- the LOC123300216 gene encoding putative uncharacterized protein DDB_G0286901: protein MGSEMPDYVDGIDGYVDNPIQRRRLLVRDLNECLMCTLCDGYLIDATVITICLHTFCRSCIVRYLESSHYCPTCDIQVHKSKPLTQLRTDKSLQLLLYKLIPSVYQNEVKRRADFYSNARASSSCSEDSILTDSEAHEQSVLSHINDDNHTEFFSPDDSISLSLEYYNDNDDIDNEYNNTTSSSSLVNIEKTDNLMQNGDADNQCDNTDNSTLSLSPTKTISKRESDIKDIIDSHMQNGDNSTTDNVDTDKSSNEVSNTELLSSTSTSDNNENIVHKRYLQCPAGVNIKHLTKFIRMKYGLSFQHRVDIIYEDEILPKNFTLMDVAYSFKWNRSNPMRFMYRIFESTKMPLLKSIYRQQDVNITNLNNNHDNHNNNNRPKTPDTSTTNNGTTSDSNSSSKNTSPSTTIDNKSTTNNHTTKLPQSKTNSNNAVEKLSTNRLQKHKDTNQIKKQQKHVDIDEITVSDNTDNDNSEKNDNVDRLHPNNIDNTDQIEKNESPTLQQSTNDNDKSENDNNIDNDEHERILREKEREIQEFAKKRDLEWANLMRQTNNNDATNNTDNIGNDNAKEDDDDEEIPIIIKKNKKQSALSITPTKKRKKSKHSKHLGNYSSKRRKLHHHHHHHYQEQEQNDEETPTIEENNKNTDILKLKVKLTPTIHKISPTITTELSTKERLLQMRQVRHKITKNNSNEIQQQKKVRFNEDNNQIQQKITATNNNSNKCNTVVPNLVAPKSFTVTMNTTNNNNSNETTNKKQIMLINPNNNTTTATTTPIPIKTTTPTTTLSNNMNSGKITQQIKQQQNLKNTTTSATSNANSVGGTITTTGVNSGMETTTMTSLIKQQQQQNGIVNNKNKIDNFGALDLSRKSPETTPKSTENNNKQQIKIEDVQKIVQNKQHLTNLHMLSESAVHIRDLMVSAQNRNMTSSQNSPTSVTIKNNSKQLIQTKKDYNTMLTNVLSQQKQLKSVSPSGNNSNNSSSPGGINKINNIINKKTNEIKTSTNHMMVTGTTLSPSSPRPPGVGINSNNTTLRIPALQNHNKLLQMRNLQKLPPKLQEISKSPSNTSTTSTAHSFPNQIRPNQTVRNIPNPSAALLARHHAQAVQAMNNNSSSSTVASNTTSISTTPSSSAPIVSNALSQTTSKLSTSTSSTTGTIAQGTVTPSLTSEVKISAPSENKKIYDLKTPLKNGTTQNPTVKITQCDFSRSTTLTGVVNTASVSATATTSVVASTATPTTTIASSSVTANVTTTEVSATKKIDSII, encoded by the exons atgggtAGTGAAATGCCAGACTATGTAGATGGTATTGATGGCTATGTTGATAATCCAATCCAAAGACGTCGTTTACTTGTACGTGATCTAAATGAATGTTTAATGTGTACTTTGTGTGATGGTTATTTAATTGATGCAACTGTTATTACAATATGTTTACATACat TTTGTCGTTCATGTATTGTACGATATTTAGAATCAAGTCATTATTGTCCTACATGTGATATTCAAGTACATAAAAGTAAACCATTAACACAATTACg aactgataaaagtttacaattattattatataaattaataccaTCTGTATATCAAAATGAAGTAAAACGACGAGCTGACTTCTATTCAAATGCACGTGCATCAAGTAGTTGTTCTGAGGATAGTATATTAACTGATTCTGAAGCACATGAACAAtcg GTATTATCACACATAAACGATGACAACCACACTGAATTCTTTTCACCAGATGATTCAATATCGCTTAGTCTAGAATATTATAACGATAATGATGATATtgataatgaatataataatacaaccTCATCATCATCACtagtaaatattgaaaaaaccgATAATCTAATGCAAAATGGTGATGCTGATAATCAATGTGATAATACTGATAATTCTACCTTATCATTATCACCAACAAAAACAATATCTAAACGTGAAAGTgatattaaagatattattgaTAGTCATATGCAAAATGGTGATAATTCTACGACTGATAATGTTGATACTGATAAATCTTCAAATGAAGTATCAAATACAGAATTGTTATCATCGACATCAACGTCTGATAATAATGAGAATATTGTGCATAAACGATACCTACAATGTCCGGCCGGtgttaatattaaacatttaacaaaGTTTATACGCATGAAATATGGTTTATCCTTTCAACACCGA gttgatataatttatgaagatgaaattttgcctaaaaattttactttaatggATGTGGCCTATTCATTTAAATGGAATCGg AGTAATCCAATGCGTTTCATGTATCGCATATTTGAATCAACTAAAATgccattattaaaatcaatataccGACAACAAGATGTCAACATTACTAATCTCAATAACAATCACGATAACCATAACAATAATAACCGTCCAAAAACACCGGATACATCTACCACGAACAATGGCACAACATCAGATTCTAATTCTTCTTCTAAAAATACATCCCCATCGACAACAATTGATAATAAATCTACTACTAACAATCATACAACAAAACTTCCGCAATCGAAAACCAATAGTAATAATGCGGTTGAAAAATTATCCACAAATCGATTGCAAAAACACAAAGacacaaatcaaattaaaaaacaacaaaagcaTGTCGATATTGATGAAATCACTGTTAGTGATAATACAGATAATGATAATagtgaaaaaaatgataatgtcGATCGATTACATcctaataatattgataatacagatcaaatagaaaaaaatgaatcacCAACGTTACAGCAATCTACAAACGATAATGATAAAtctgaaaatgataataacattGATAATGATGAACATGAACGAATTTTACGTGAAAAAGAACGTGAAATACAGGAATTTGCCAAAAAACGTGACCTAGAATGGGCAAATTTAATGCGTCAAACTAATAATAACGATGCAACAAATAATACTGATAATATTGGTAATGATAATGCTAAAGAAGACGATGATGATGAAGAAATACcaataattataaagaaaaacaaaaaacagtcAGCATTATCAATAACACCAACAAAGAAacgtaaaaaatcaaaacattcaAAACATTTAGGTAATTATTCATCAAAACGACGTAAattacatcatcatcatcatcaccatTATCAGGAACAAGAACAGAATGATGAGGAAACACCAACAATAGaggaaaataacaaaaatacagatatattaaaattaaaagtaaaattaacaccaaccatacataaaatatcacCAACAATAACCACAG aaTTATCAACAAAAGAACGTTTATTACAAATGCGACAAGTACggcataaaataactaaaaataattctaatgaaATTCAACAACAGAAAAAAGTACGTTTTAATGAAGATAACAATCAAATACAACAGAAAATAACAGCAACAAATAACAATAGTAATAAATGTAATACAGTTGTTCCAAATTTAGTTGCACCAAAATCATTTACAGTTACAATGAATACAACGAATAACAATAACAGCAAtgaaacaacaaataaaaaac aaattatgttaattaatccAAATAACAatacaacaacagcaacaacgacaccaattccaataaaaacaacaacacCGACAACAACACTAAGTAATAACATGAATAGTGGGAAAATTACACAACAAATAAAAcagcaacaaaatttaaaaaata ctacAACAAGTGCAACAAGTAATGCGAATAGTGTTGGTGGAACGATAACAACAACTGGTGTTAATAGCGGTATGGAA acaacaacaatgaCATCATtgataaaacaacaacaacaacaaaatggtATAGTTAATAACAAGAATAAGATTGATAATTTTGGTGCATTAGATTTATCACGAAAATCACCAGAAACAACACCAAAATCAACAGAAAACaacaataaacaacaaattaaaatcgaaGATGTACAAAAGattgttcaaaataaacaacatttaacAAATTTACATATGTTATCTGAATCTGCTGTCCATATACGTGATTTAATGGTATCAGCACAAAATCGTAATATGACATCATCACAGAATTCACCCACATCAGTAACGatcaaaaataatagtaaacaattaattcaaacaaaaaaagattataatacAATGTTAACGAATGTTTTAtcacaacaaaaacaattaaagagTGTGTCACCATCCGGGAATAATTCGAATAATTCAAGTAGTCCTGGtggaatcaataaaattaataatataataaataaaaaaaccaatgaaataaaaacGTCTACAAATCATATGATGGTAACTGGTACTACGCTATCGCCGTCCTCACCACGACCACCTGGTGTTGGAATTAACTCCAACAATACAACGTTACGTATACCAGCATtacaaaatcataataaattattacaaatgcgTAATTTACAAAAGTTACCACCAAAGTTACAAGAAATATCAAAAAGTCCGTCAAATACTTCCACCACATCAACAGCACATTCTTTTCCGAATCAAATACGCCCAAATCAAACTGTACGTAATATACCAAATCCAAGTGCAGCGTTGTTAGCAAGACATCATGCTCAAGCTGTACAAGCGATGAATAATAATAGTTCCTCTTCAACGGTTGCTTCTAATACCACATCAATTTCCACAACACCTTCATCCTCTGCACCTATTGTTTCGAATGCTTTGTCACAAACTACTTCAAAATTATCCACTTCAACATCCTCAACAACTGGTACAATAGCACAAGGTACAGTTACGCCATCATTAACGTCTGAAGTAAAGATATCAGCACCCAGTGAAAATAAGAAGATTTATGATCTGAAAACCCCATTGAAAAATGGTACGACACAAAATCCAACGGTAAAAATAACACAATGTGATTTTTCACGATCAACTACATTGACTGGTGTTGTGAATACTGCATCGGTTAGTGCTACTGCTACAACCTCTGTTGTAGCTTCAACAGCTACTCCCACGACCACAATAGCATCGTCATCGGTGACGGCGAATGTAACGACGACAGAGGTAAGTGCAACTaagaaaattgattcaattatt